In one Dermacentor albipictus isolate Rhodes 1998 colony chromosome 4, USDA_Dalb.pri_finalv2, whole genome shotgun sequence genomic region, the following are encoded:
- the LOC135913618 gene encoding uncharacterized protein isoform X5, translated as MALSEPSPRRQRACQEGTAAKSRRRRKTCLHTVRLALPPIQRQMQMAAFWFGLLQLVPLSYGASPAPTAHCVCFVKLRSSKGDHSPETARPESEGLRCAAAEPGLLRCRRRSTPCGRVRRPPGLQCFGNGAKRIGGGEQEQDYPWHVRDAPQLYLACVFGACGPACAFCARVQPGSGIDVSLRAVEYSPFLVGIEWRRILTVPPLESKLRNSSAREYHLGVTTCWSWENQPCKLRCSPEERVKLVGNSGSFSVPADLYSGSVQLRVRNRGQKGPPFFRAAFHRKQIEPSPPCDVTVHTVGWSMVRLNWKTWPHARLDGFEVSWCRSDSMLPRACSTLYLPRNVSSVVLVGLMPFLRYRYKVRSYKGDPNASDLLYSTPSIASRKHWLSFDTCTGTGGILGR; from the exons ATGGCGCTCAGTGAGCCATCGCCACGGCGGCAACGAGCATGCCAAGAAGGCACCGCAGCGAAAAGCAGACGGCGCAGGAAGACCTGCCTGCACACAGTGCGACTTGCGCTGCCTCCAATACAACGGCAGATGCAGATGGCCGCTTTCTGGTTTGGCCTGCTTCAGCTGGTGCCGCTTTCATATGGCGCGTCCCCGGCTCCTACGGCACACTGCGTCTGCTTCGTCAAACTCCGCAG CAGCAAGGGCGACCACAGCCCCGAGACAGCGCGCCCTGAAAGCGAGGGACTGCGCTGCGCGGCTGCCGAGCCCGGACTGCTGCGCTGCCGTCGCCGGAGCACGCCCTGCGGTCGCGTGCGTCGGCCGCCTGGACTCCAGTGCTTCGGCAACG GCGCCAAGAGAATTGGTGGCGGTGAGCAAGAGCAAGACTACCCGTGGCATGTGCGGGACGCTCCGCAGCTGTACCTGGCCTGCGTGTTTGGCGCCTGCGGACCAGCATGCGCCTTTTGCGCGCGGGTGCAGCCGGGCTCGGGAATCG ATGTCTCGCTGCGAGCCGTCGAGTACTCTCCTTTCTTGGTTGGGATCGAATGGAGACGCATTCTGACCGTCCCTCCCCTCGAGTCCAAGCTTCGCAACTCCTCCGCACGTGAATACCATCTCGGAGTCACCACCTGTTGGTCGTGG GAAAACCAACCATGCAAGCTTCGGTGCAGCCCGGAAGAGCGCGTGAAACTGGTGGGCAACTCCGGCTCGTTCAGCGTGCCAGCCGACCTGTACAGCGGCAGTGTACAGCTGCGGGTGCGTAACCGGGGCCAGAAAGGACCACCGTTCTTCAGGGCCGCCTTCCACAGGAAGCAAATCG AGCCCAGCCCTCCCTGTGACGTCACCGTCCATACAGTGGGGTGGTCCATGGTGCGGCTGAACTGGAAGACGTGGCCACATGCGCGACTTGACGGCTTTGAG GTGTCTTGGTGCCGTTCCGACAGCATGCTTCCTCGCGCCTGTTCTACACTCTACCTGCCACGCAACGTGTCCTCCGTCGTTCTCGTGGGACTCATGCCGTTTCTCAG GTATAGGTACAAAGTGCGATCGTACAAGGGGGACCCTAATGCCTCGGATTTGCTCTACAGCACGCCATCTATTGCCTCACGGAAGCACTGGCTCAGCTTTG ACACGTGCACTGGCACTGGCGGCATTCTTGGACGTTGA
- the LOC135913618 gene encoding uncharacterized protein isoform X6, with amino-acid sequence MALSEPSPRRQRACQEGTAAKSRRRRKTCLHTVRLALPPIQRQMQMAAFWFGLLQLVPLSYGASPAPTAHCVCFVKLRSSKGDHSPETARPESEGLRCAAAEPGLLRCRRRSTPCGRVRRPPGLQCFGNGAKRIGGGEQEQDYPWHVRDAPQLYLACVFGACGPACAFCARVQPGSGIDVSLRAVEYSPFLVGIEWRRILTVPPLESKLRNSSAREYHLGVTTCWSWENQPCKLRCSPEERVKLVGNSGSFSVPADLYSGSVQLRVRNRGQKGPPFFRAAFHRKQIEPSPPCDVTVHTVGWSMVRLNWKTWPHARLDGFEVSWCRSDSMLPRACSTLYLPRNVSSVVLVGLMPFLRHVHWHWRHSWTLSPSTWWAERASLTRTKHRATTV; translated from the exons ATGGCGCTCAGTGAGCCATCGCCACGGCGGCAACGAGCATGCCAAGAAGGCACCGCAGCGAAAAGCAGACGGCGCAGGAAGACCTGCCTGCACACAGTGCGACTTGCGCTGCCTCCAATACAACGGCAGATGCAGATGGCCGCTTTCTGGTTTGGCCTGCTTCAGCTGGTGCCGCTTTCATATGGCGCGTCCCCGGCTCCTACGGCACACTGCGTCTGCTTCGTCAAACTCCGCAG CAGCAAGGGCGACCACAGCCCCGAGACAGCGCGCCCTGAAAGCGAGGGACTGCGCTGCGCGGCTGCCGAGCCCGGACTGCTGCGCTGCCGTCGCCGGAGCACGCCCTGCGGTCGCGTGCGTCGGCCGCCTGGACTCCAGTGCTTCGGCAACG GCGCCAAGAGAATTGGTGGCGGTGAGCAAGAGCAAGACTACCCGTGGCATGTGCGGGACGCTCCGCAGCTGTACCTGGCCTGCGTGTTTGGCGCCTGCGGACCAGCATGCGCCTTTTGCGCGCGGGTGCAGCCGGGCTCGGGAATCG ATGTCTCGCTGCGAGCCGTCGAGTACTCTCCTTTCTTGGTTGGGATCGAATGGAGACGCATTCTGACCGTCCCTCCCCTCGAGTCCAAGCTTCGCAACTCCTCCGCACGTGAATACCATCTCGGAGTCACCACCTGTTGGTCGTGG GAAAACCAACCATGCAAGCTTCGGTGCAGCCCGGAAGAGCGCGTGAAACTGGTGGGCAACTCCGGCTCGTTCAGCGTGCCAGCCGACCTGTACAGCGGCAGTGTACAGCTGCGGGTGCGTAACCGGGGCCAGAAAGGACCACCGTTCTTCAGGGCCGCCTTCCACAGGAAGCAAATCG AGCCCAGCCCTCCCTGTGACGTCACCGTCCATACAGTGGGGTGGTCCATGGTGCGGCTGAACTGGAAGACGTGGCCACATGCGCGACTTGACGGCTTTGAG GTGTCTTGGTGCCGTTCCGACAGCATGCTTCCTCGCGCCTGTTCTACACTCTACCTGCCACGCAACGTGTCCTCCGTCGTTCTCGTGGGACTCATGCCGTTTCTCAG ACACGTGCACTGGCACTGGCGGCATTCTTGGACGTTGAGCCCGTCGACCTGGTGGGCGGAGCGGGCTTCCCTCACGAGAACCAAGCACAGGGCGACCACCGTTTAG
- the LOC135913618 gene encoding uncharacterized protein isoform X1, with the protein MALSEPSPRRQRACQEGTAAKSRRRRKTCLHTVRLALPPIQRQMQMAAFWFGLLQLVPLSYGASPAPTAHCVCFVKLRSSKGDHSPETARPESEGLRCAAAEPGLLRCRRRSTPCGRVRRPPGLQCFGNGAKRIGGGEQEQDYPWHVRDAPQLYLACVFGACGPACAFCARVQPGSGIDVSLRAVEYSPFLVGIEWRRILTVPPLESKLRNSSAREYHLGVTTCWSWENQPCKLRCSPEERVKLVGNSGSFSVPADLYSGSVQLRVRNRGQKGPPFFRAAFHRKQIEPSPPCDVTVHTVGWSMVRLNWKTWPHARLDGFEVSWCRSDSMLPRACSTLYLPRNVSSVVLVGLMPFLRYRYKVRSYKGDPNASDLLYSTPSIASRKHWLSFELFLYMEMLIVFLLAGTLALVALVTIGFILTRALALAAFLDVEPVDLVGGAGFPHENQAQGDHRLDPLGRRRGATALSRIHSRGDS; encoded by the exons ATGGCGCTCAGTGAGCCATCGCCACGGCGGCAACGAGCATGCCAAGAAGGCACCGCAGCGAAAAGCAGACGGCGCAGGAAGACCTGCCTGCACACAGTGCGACTTGCGCTGCCTCCAATACAACGGCAGATGCAGATGGCCGCTTTCTGGTTTGGCCTGCTTCAGCTGGTGCCGCTTTCATATGGCGCGTCCCCGGCTCCTACGGCACACTGCGTCTGCTTCGTCAAACTCCGCAG CAGCAAGGGCGACCACAGCCCCGAGACAGCGCGCCCTGAAAGCGAGGGACTGCGCTGCGCGGCTGCCGAGCCCGGACTGCTGCGCTGCCGTCGCCGGAGCACGCCCTGCGGTCGCGTGCGTCGGCCGCCTGGACTCCAGTGCTTCGGCAACG GCGCCAAGAGAATTGGTGGCGGTGAGCAAGAGCAAGACTACCCGTGGCATGTGCGGGACGCTCCGCAGCTGTACCTGGCCTGCGTGTTTGGCGCCTGCGGACCAGCATGCGCCTTTTGCGCGCGGGTGCAGCCGGGCTCGGGAATCG ATGTCTCGCTGCGAGCCGTCGAGTACTCTCCTTTCTTGGTTGGGATCGAATGGAGACGCATTCTGACCGTCCCTCCCCTCGAGTCCAAGCTTCGCAACTCCTCCGCACGTGAATACCATCTCGGAGTCACCACCTGTTGGTCGTGG GAAAACCAACCATGCAAGCTTCGGTGCAGCCCGGAAGAGCGCGTGAAACTGGTGGGCAACTCCGGCTCGTTCAGCGTGCCAGCCGACCTGTACAGCGGCAGTGTACAGCTGCGGGTGCGTAACCGGGGCCAGAAAGGACCACCGTTCTTCAGGGCCGCCTTCCACAGGAAGCAAATCG AGCCCAGCCCTCCCTGTGACGTCACCGTCCATACAGTGGGGTGGTCCATGGTGCGGCTGAACTGGAAGACGTGGCCACATGCGCGACTTGACGGCTTTGAG GTGTCTTGGTGCCGTTCCGACAGCATGCTTCCTCGCGCCTGTTCTACACTCTACCTGCCACGCAACGTGTCCTCCGTCGTTCTCGTGGGACTCATGCCGTTTCTCAG GTATAGGTACAAAGTGCGATCGTACAAGGGGGACCCTAATGCCTCGGATTTGCTCTACAGCACGCCATCTATTGCCTCACGGAAGCACTGGCTCAGCTTTG AGCTGTTTCTATACATGGAGATGCTCATCGTGTTCTTGCTGGCTGGAACACTGGCTCTGGTGGCGCTGGTCACCATTGGATTCATCCTT ACACGTGCACTGGCACTGGCGGCATTCTTGGACGTTGAGCCCGTCGACCTGGTGGGCGGAGCGGGCTTCCCTCACGAGAACCAAGCACAGGGCGACCACCGTTTAGACCCCCTTGGAAGACGACGAGGTGCGACCGCGCTGTCCAGGATCCACTCGCGAGGAGACAGCTGA
- the LOC135913618 gene encoding uncharacterized protein isoform X7, whose protein sequence is MALSEPSPRRQRACQEGTAAKSRRRRKTCLHTVRLALPPIQRQMQMAAFWFGLLQLVPLSYGASPAPTAHCVCFVKLRSSKGDHSPETARPESEGLRCAAAEPGLLRCRRRSTPCGRVRRPPGLQCFGNGAKRIGGGEQEQDYPWHVRDAPQLYLACVFGACGPACAFCARVQPGSGIEPSPPCDVTVHTVGWSMVRLNWKTWPHARLDGFEVSWCRSDSMLPRACSTLYLPRNVSSVVLVGLMPFLRYRYKVRSYKGDPNASDLLYSTPSIASRKHWLSFELFLYMEMLIVFLLAGTLALVALVTIGFILTRALALAAFLDVEPVDLVGGAGFPHENQAQGDHRLDPLGRRRGATALSRIHSRGDS, encoded by the exons ATGGCGCTCAGTGAGCCATCGCCACGGCGGCAACGAGCATGCCAAGAAGGCACCGCAGCGAAAAGCAGACGGCGCAGGAAGACCTGCCTGCACACAGTGCGACTTGCGCTGCCTCCAATACAACGGCAGATGCAGATGGCCGCTTTCTGGTTTGGCCTGCTTCAGCTGGTGCCGCTTTCATATGGCGCGTCCCCGGCTCCTACGGCACACTGCGTCTGCTTCGTCAAACTCCGCAG CAGCAAGGGCGACCACAGCCCCGAGACAGCGCGCCCTGAAAGCGAGGGACTGCGCTGCGCGGCTGCCGAGCCCGGACTGCTGCGCTGCCGTCGCCGGAGCACGCCCTGCGGTCGCGTGCGTCGGCCGCCTGGACTCCAGTGCTTCGGCAACG GCGCCAAGAGAATTGGTGGCGGTGAGCAAGAGCAAGACTACCCGTGGCATGTGCGGGACGCTCCGCAGCTGTACCTGGCCTGCGTGTTTGGCGCCTGCGGACCAGCATGCGCCTTTTGCGCGCGGGTGCAGCCGGGCTCGGGAATCG AGCCCAGCCCTCCCTGTGACGTCACCGTCCATACAGTGGGGTGGTCCATGGTGCGGCTGAACTGGAAGACGTGGCCACATGCGCGACTTGACGGCTTTGAG GTGTCTTGGTGCCGTTCCGACAGCATGCTTCCTCGCGCCTGTTCTACACTCTACCTGCCACGCAACGTGTCCTCCGTCGTTCTCGTGGGACTCATGCCGTTTCTCAG GTATAGGTACAAAGTGCGATCGTACAAGGGGGACCCTAATGCCTCGGATTTGCTCTACAGCACGCCATCTATTGCCTCACGGAAGCACTGGCTCAGCTTTG AGCTGTTTCTATACATGGAGATGCTCATCGTGTTCTTGCTGGCTGGAACACTGGCTCTGGTGGCGCTGGTCACCATTGGATTCATCCTT ACACGTGCACTGGCACTGGCGGCATTCTTGGACGTTGAGCCCGTCGACCTGGTGGGCGGAGCGGGCTTCCCTCACGAGAACCAAGCACAGGGCGACCACCGTTTAGACCCCCTTGGAAGACGACGAGGTGCGACCGCGCTGTCCAGGATCCACTCGCGAGGAGACAGCTGA
- the LOC135913618 gene encoding uncharacterized protein isoform X2 produces the protein MALSEPSPRRQRACQEGTAAKSRRRRKTCLHTVRLALPPIQRQMQMAAFWFGLLQLVPLSYGASPAPTAHCVCFVKLRSKGDHSPETARPESEGLRCAAAEPGLLRCRRRSTPCGRVRRPPGLQCFGNGAKRIGGGEQEQDYPWHVRDAPQLYLACVFGACGPACAFCARVQPGSGIDVSLRAVEYSPFLVGIEWRRILTVPPLESKLRNSSAREYHLGVTTCWSWENQPCKLRCSPEERVKLVGNSGSFSVPADLYSGSVQLRVRNRGQKGPPFFRAAFHRKQIEPSPPCDVTVHTVGWSMVRLNWKTWPHARLDGFEVSWCRSDSMLPRACSTLYLPRNVSSVVLVGLMPFLRYRYKVRSYKGDPNASDLLYSTPSIASRKHWLSFELFLYMEMLIVFLLAGTLALVALVTIGFILTRALALAAFLDVEPVDLVGGAGFPHENQAQGDHRLDPLGRRRGATALSRIHSRGDS, from the exons ATGGCGCTCAGTGAGCCATCGCCACGGCGGCAACGAGCATGCCAAGAAGGCACCGCAGCGAAAAGCAGACGGCGCAGGAAGACCTGCCTGCACACAGTGCGACTTGCGCTGCCTCCAATACAACGGCAGATGCAGATGGCCGCTTTCTGGTTTGGCCTGCTTCAGCTGGTGCCGCTTTCATATGGCGCGTCCCCGGCTCCTACGGCACACTGCGTCTGCTTCGTCAAACTCCGCAG CAAGGGCGACCACAGCCCCGAGACAGCGCGCCCTGAAAGCGAGGGACTGCGCTGCGCGGCTGCCGAGCCCGGACTGCTGCGCTGCCGTCGCCGGAGCACGCCCTGCGGTCGCGTGCGTCGGCCGCCTGGACTCCAGTGCTTCGGCAACG GCGCCAAGAGAATTGGTGGCGGTGAGCAAGAGCAAGACTACCCGTGGCATGTGCGGGACGCTCCGCAGCTGTACCTGGCCTGCGTGTTTGGCGCCTGCGGACCAGCATGCGCCTTTTGCGCGCGGGTGCAGCCGGGCTCGGGAATCG ATGTCTCGCTGCGAGCCGTCGAGTACTCTCCTTTCTTGGTTGGGATCGAATGGAGACGCATTCTGACCGTCCCTCCCCTCGAGTCCAAGCTTCGCAACTCCTCCGCACGTGAATACCATCTCGGAGTCACCACCTGTTGGTCGTGG GAAAACCAACCATGCAAGCTTCGGTGCAGCCCGGAAGAGCGCGTGAAACTGGTGGGCAACTCCGGCTCGTTCAGCGTGCCAGCCGACCTGTACAGCGGCAGTGTACAGCTGCGGGTGCGTAACCGGGGCCAGAAAGGACCACCGTTCTTCAGGGCCGCCTTCCACAGGAAGCAAATCG AGCCCAGCCCTCCCTGTGACGTCACCGTCCATACAGTGGGGTGGTCCATGGTGCGGCTGAACTGGAAGACGTGGCCACATGCGCGACTTGACGGCTTTGAG GTGTCTTGGTGCCGTTCCGACAGCATGCTTCCTCGCGCCTGTTCTACACTCTACCTGCCACGCAACGTGTCCTCCGTCGTTCTCGTGGGACTCATGCCGTTTCTCAG GTATAGGTACAAAGTGCGATCGTACAAGGGGGACCCTAATGCCTCGGATTTGCTCTACAGCACGCCATCTATTGCCTCACGGAAGCACTGGCTCAGCTTTG AGCTGTTTCTATACATGGAGATGCTCATCGTGTTCTTGCTGGCTGGAACACTGGCTCTGGTGGCGCTGGTCACCATTGGATTCATCCTT ACACGTGCACTGGCACTGGCGGCATTCTTGGACGTTGAGCCCGTCGACCTGGTGGGCGGAGCGGGCTTCCCTCACGAGAACCAAGCACAGGGCGACCACCGTTTAGACCCCCTTGGAAGACGACGAGGTGCGACCGCGCTGTCCAGGATCCACTCGCGAGGAGACAGCTGA
- the LOC135913618 gene encoding uncharacterized protein isoform X3, which produces MALSEPSPRRQRACQEGTAAKSRRRRKTCLHTVRLALPPIQRQMQMAAFWFGLLQLVPLSYGASPAPTAHCVCFVKLRSSKGDHSPETARPESEGLRCAAAEPGLLRCRRRSTPCGRVRRPPGLQCFGNGAKRIGGGEQEQDYPWHVRDAPQLYLACVFGACGPACAFCARVQPGSGIDVSLRAVEYSPFLVGIEWRRILTVPPLESKLRNSSAREYHLGVTTCWSWENQPCKLRCSPEERVKLVGNSGSFSVPADLYSGSVQLRVRNRGQKGPPFFRAAFHRKQIEPSPPCDVTVHTVGWSMVRLNWKTWPHARLDGFEVSWCRSDSMLPRACSTLYLPRNVSSVVLVGLMPFLRYRYKVRSYKGDPNASDLLYSTPSIASRKHWLSFDAHRVLAGWNTGSGGAGHHWIHPYTCTGTGGILGR; this is translated from the exons ATGGCGCTCAGTGAGCCATCGCCACGGCGGCAACGAGCATGCCAAGAAGGCACCGCAGCGAAAAGCAGACGGCGCAGGAAGACCTGCCTGCACACAGTGCGACTTGCGCTGCCTCCAATACAACGGCAGATGCAGATGGCCGCTTTCTGGTTTGGCCTGCTTCAGCTGGTGCCGCTTTCATATGGCGCGTCCCCGGCTCCTACGGCACACTGCGTCTGCTTCGTCAAACTCCGCAG CAGCAAGGGCGACCACAGCCCCGAGACAGCGCGCCCTGAAAGCGAGGGACTGCGCTGCGCGGCTGCCGAGCCCGGACTGCTGCGCTGCCGTCGCCGGAGCACGCCCTGCGGTCGCGTGCGTCGGCCGCCTGGACTCCAGTGCTTCGGCAACG GCGCCAAGAGAATTGGTGGCGGTGAGCAAGAGCAAGACTACCCGTGGCATGTGCGGGACGCTCCGCAGCTGTACCTGGCCTGCGTGTTTGGCGCCTGCGGACCAGCATGCGCCTTTTGCGCGCGGGTGCAGCCGGGCTCGGGAATCG ATGTCTCGCTGCGAGCCGTCGAGTACTCTCCTTTCTTGGTTGGGATCGAATGGAGACGCATTCTGACCGTCCCTCCCCTCGAGTCCAAGCTTCGCAACTCCTCCGCACGTGAATACCATCTCGGAGTCACCACCTGTTGGTCGTGG GAAAACCAACCATGCAAGCTTCGGTGCAGCCCGGAAGAGCGCGTGAAACTGGTGGGCAACTCCGGCTCGTTCAGCGTGCCAGCCGACCTGTACAGCGGCAGTGTACAGCTGCGGGTGCGTAACCGGGGCCAGAAAGGACCACCGTTCTTCAGGGCCGCCTTCCACAGGAAGCAAATCG AGCCCAGCCCTCCCTGTGACGTCACCGTCCATACAGTGGGGTGGTCCATGGTGCGGCTGAACTGGAAGACGTGGCCACATGCGCGACTTGACGGCTTTGAG GTGTCTTGGTGCCGTTCCGACAGCATGCTTCCTCGCGCCTGTTCTACACTCTACCTGCCACGCAACGTGTCCTCCGTCGTTCTCGTGGGACTCATGCCGTTTCTCAG GTATAGGTACAAAGTGCGATCGTACAAGGGGGACCCTAATGCCTCGGATTTGCTCTACAGCACGCCATCTATTGCCTCACGGAAGCACTGGCTCAGCTTTG ATGCTCATCGTGTTCTTGCTGGCTGGAACACTGGCTCTGGTGGCGCTGGTCACCATTGGATTCATCCTT ACACGTGCACTGGCACTGGCGGCATTCTTGGACGTTGA
- the LOC135913618 gene encoding uncharacterized protein isoform X4 codes for MALSEPSPRRQRACQEGTAAKSRRRRKTCLHTVRLALPPIQRQMQMAAFWFGLLQLVPLSYGASPAPTAHCVCFVKLRSSKGDHSPETARPESEGLRCAAAEPGLLRCRRRSTPCGRVRRPPGLQCFGNGAKRIGGGEQEQDYPWHVRDAPQLYLACVFGACGPACAFCARVQPGSGIGKPTMQASVQPGRARETGGQLRLVQRASRPVQRQCTAAEPSPPCDVTVHTVGWSMVRLNWKTWPHARLDGFEVSWCRSDSMLPRACSTLYLPRNVSSVVLVGLMPFLRYRYKVRSYKGDPNASDLLYSTPSIASRKHWLSFELFLYMEMLIVFLLAGTLALVALVTIGFILTRALALAAFLDVEPVDLVGGAGFPHENQAQGDHRLDPLGRRRGATALSRIHSRGDS; via the exons ATGGCGCTCAGTGAGCCATCGCCACGGCGGCAACGAGCATGCCAAGAAGGCACCGCAGCGAAAAGCAGACGGCGCAGGAAGACCTGCCTGCACACAGTGCGACTTGCGCTGCCTCCAATACAACGGCAGATGCAGATGGCCGCTTTCTGGTTTGGCCTGCTTCAGCTGGTGCCGCTTTCATATGGCGCGTCCCCGGCTCCTACGGCACACTGCGTCTGCTTCGTCAAACTCCGCAG CAGCAAGGGCGACCACAGCCCCGAGACAGCGCGCCCTGAAAGCGAGGGACTGCGCTGCGCGGCTGCCGAGCCCGGACTGCTGCGCTGCCGTCGCCGGAGCACGCCCTGCGGTCGCGTGCGTCGGCCGCCTGGACTCCAGTGCTTCGGCAACG GCGCCAAGAGAATTGGTGGCGGTGAGCAAGAGCAAGACTACCCGTGGCATGTGCGGGACGCTCCGCAGCTGTACCTGGCCTGCGTGTTTGGCGCCTGCGGACCAGCATGCGCCTTTTGCGCGCGGGTGCAGCCGGGCTCGGGAATCG GAAAACCAACCATGCAAGCTTCGGTGCAGCCCGGAAGAGCGCGTGAAACTGGTGGGCAACTCCGGCTCGTTCAGCGTGCCAGCCGACCTGTACAGCGGCAGTGTACAGCTGCGG AGCCCAGCCCTCCCTGTGACGTCACCGTCCATACAGTGGGGTGGTCCATGGTGCGGCTGAACTGGAAGACGTGGCCACATGCGCGACTTGACGGCTTTGAG GTGTCTTGGTGCCGTTCCGACAGCATGCTTCCTCGCGCCTGTTCTACACTCTACCTGCCACGCAACGTGTCCTCCGTCGTTCTCGTGGGACTCATGCCGTTTCTCAG GTATAGGTACAAAGTGCGATCGTACAAGGGGGACCCTAATGCCTCGGATTTGCTCTACAGCACGCCATCTATTGCCTCACGGAAGCACTGGCTCAGCTTTG AGCTGTTTCTATACATGGAGATGCTCATCGTGTTCTTGCTGGCTGGAACACTGGCTCTGGTGGCGCTGGTCACCATTGGATTCATCCTT ACACGTGCACTGGCACTGGCGGCATTCTTGGACGTTGAGCCCGTCGACCTGGTGGGCGGAGCGGGCTTCCCTCACGAGAACCAAGCACAGGGCGACCACCGTTTAGACCCCCTTGGAAGACGACGAGGTGCGACCGCGCTGTCCAGGATCCACTCGCGAGGAGACAGCTGA